One Equus asinus isolate D_3611 breed Donkey chromosome 26, EquAss-T2T_v2, whole genome shotgun sequence genomic window carries:
- the ALDH16A1 gene encoding aldehyde dehydrogenase family 16 member A1 isoform X1, whose amino-acid sequence MAAATRTAPRAREIFTTLEYGPAPESHACALAWLDTQDRHLGHYVNGKWLKPEHRNSVPCQDPITGENLASCLQAQAEDVAAAVEAARTALENWSTLPGARRAQHLTRLAKMIQKHQRLLWTLESLVTGRAVREVRDRDVPLAQQLLQYHAVQAHTQEEALAGWEPMGVIGLIVPPTFSFLEMMWRICPALAVGCTVVVLVPPASPAPLLLAQLAGELGSFPGILNVISGPTSLGPVLASQPGVQKVAFCGAVEEGRALRRTLAGQGLELSLALGAESLLLLTEAADVDSAVEGVVDATWSDRSQGGLRLLIQESVWDETMTRLQARMGRLRVGRGLDGAVDMGARGAAARDLAQRYVREAQSQGAQVFQAGDVPSDSPFYPPTLISDLPPASPCAQTEVPWPLVVASPFRTAKEALAVANGTPRGGSASVWSERLGQALELGYGLRMGIVWINAHGLRDPAVPTGGCKESGSSWHGGPDGLYEYLQPSGTPARQPSLSENLNYDTFGLAVPSTLPAGPETGPSPAPPYGLFVGGRFQAPGARSSRPIQDSHGNLHGYVAEGGAKDIRGAVEAAHQAAPGWVGQSPGARAALLGALAAALERRESALAARLERHGVELKVAKAEVELSVRRLRAWGARAQAQGHTLQVAELRGPVLRLREPLGVLAIVCPDEWPLLAFVSLLAPALAHGNTVVLVPSGTCPIPALEVCQDVATLLPAGLVNVVTGDRDHLTRCMALHQDVQALWYFGSVQGSQFVEWASAGNLKPVWVNRGLPRAWDQDAEGAGPELGLRAAQTKALWLPMGD is encoded by the exons ATGGCTGCGGCGACGCGCACAGCGCCCCGCGCCAGAGAAATCTTCACCACGCTGGAGTACGGACCCGCGCCGGAGAGCCACGCATGCGCACTG gcctggctggaCACCCAGGACCGGCACTTGGGTCACTATGTAAATGGAAAGTGGTTAAAGCCGGAACATAGGAATTCAGTGCCTTGCCAGGATCCCATCACAG GAGAGAACTTGGCCAGTTGCCTCCAGGCCCAGGCGGAGGATGTGGCGGCAGCCGTGGAGGCAGCCAGGACCGCGTTGGAGAACTGGAGCACGCTCCCCGGAGCCCGTCGGGCCCAGCACCTGACCAG GCTGGCCAAGATGATCCAGAAGCACCAGCGCCTGCTGTGGACCCTGGAGTCCCTGGTTACTGGACGGGCCGTTCGAGAGGTTCGAGACAGGGATGTCCCGCTGGCCCAGCAGCTGCTCCAGTACCATGCAGTCCAGGCACACACCCAGGAGGAGGCGCTGGCAGGCTGGGAGCCCATGG GAGTAATTGGTCTCATTGTGCCACCCACATTCTCCTTCCTTGAGATGATGTGGAGGATTTGCCCTGCCCTGGCTGTGG GCTGCACTGTGGTGGTCCTCGTGCCCCCAGCCTCCCCGGCGCCCCTCCTCCTGGCCCAGCTGGCAGGAGAACTGGGCTCATTCCCAGGAATCCTCAACGTGATCAGTGGCCCTACCTCCCTGGGGCCAGTCCTGGCCTCCCAGCCTGGAGTCCAGAAGGTGGCCTTCTGTGGAGCCGTCGAG GAAGGACGTGCCCTTCGGCGGACCCTGGCGGGCCAGGGTCTCGAGCTGAGCCTGGCCCTGGGGGCCGAGTCGCTGCTGCTGCTGACGGAGGCAGCTGATGTGGACTCGGCTGTGGAGGGTGTTGTGGATGCAACCTGGTCCGACCGCAGCCAG GGCGGCCTCAGGCTTCTCATACAGGAGTCTGTGTGGGATGAGACGATGACACGGCTCCAGGCACGGATGGGGCGGCTTCGGGTTGGCCGAGGGCTGGACGGGGCTGTGGACATGGGGGCCCGAGGGGCTGCCGCACGTGACTTGGCCCAGCGCTATGTGCGTGAGGCCCAGAGCCAGGGcgcacag GTATTCCAGGCTGGCGATGTGCCCTCAGACAGCCCATTCTATCCACCAACCTTGATCTCTgacctgcccccagcctccccatGTGCCCAGACTGAG GTGCCATGGCCTCTGGTGGTGGCCTCCCCATTCCGCACAGCCAAGGAGGCCCTGGCAGTGGCCAACGGGACGCCCCGAGGAGGCAGTGCCAGTGTGTGGAGCGAGAGGCTGGGGCAGGCCCTAGAGCTGGGCTACGG GCTCCGGATGGGAATAGTGTGGATCAATGCCCACGGTCTCAGAGACCCTGCCGTGCCCACAGGTGGCTGCAAGGAGAGTGGGTCTTCCTGGCACGGGGGCCCAGAT GGTCTCTATGAGTATCTGCAGCCCTCAGGGACTCCTGCCCGGCAGCCCTCCCTTTCCGAGAATCTGAACTATGACACCTTTGGCCTTGCTGTCCCCTCCACCCTTCCAGCTGGGCCTGAAACAGGGCCCAG CCCAGCACCCCCCTATGGGCTTTTCGTGGGGGGCCGTTTCCAGGCTCCTGGGGCCCGGAGCTCCAGGCCCATCCAGGATTCCCACGGCAATCTCCATGGCTACGTGGCTGAGGGCGGAGCCAAGGACATCCGCGGTGctgtggaggctgcccaccaggctgcccctgg CTGGGTGGGCCAGTCGCCAGGGGCTCGGGCAGCCCTGCTGGGGGCCCTGGCGGCTGCGCTGGAGCGCAGGGAGTCCGCACTGGCCGCGAGGCTGGAGAGGCACGGAGTGGAGCTCAAGGTCGCCAAGGCCGAGGTGGAGCTGAGTGTGAGGCGGCTTCGGGCTTGGGGGGCCcgggcccaggcccagggccacACCCTGCAG GTAGCAGAGCTGAGAGGTCCCGTGCTCAGGCTGAGGGAGCCGCTGGGTGTGCTGGCTATCGTGTGCCCGGACGAGTGGCCCCTGCTGGCCTTCGTGTCTCTGCTGGCCCCCGCCCTGGCCCACGGCAACACTGTGGTCTTGGTGCCCAGCGGGACCTGTCCCATCCCCGCCTTGGAGGTCTGCCAG GATGTGGCCACCTTGTTGCCAGCAGGCCTGGTGAACGTGGTGACAGGCGACCGTGACCACCTGACCCGCTGCATGGCCTTGCACCAGGACGTCCAGGCCCTGTGGTATTTCGGATCTGTCCAG GGCTCCCAGTTTGTGGAGTGGGCCTCAGCAGGAAACCTGAAGCCAGTGTGGGTGAACAGGGGCCTCCCGCGGGCCTGGGATCAGGACGCCGAGGGGGCAGGTCCGGAGCTGGGGCTGCGGGCAGCACAGACCAAGGCCCTGTGGCTGCCCATGGGAGACTGA
- the ALDH16A1 gene encoding aldehyde dehydrogenase family 16 member A1 isoform X3, which produces MAAATRTAPRAREIFTTLEYGPAPESHACALAWLDTQDRHLGHYVNGKWLKPEHRNSVPCQDPITGENLASCLQAQAEDVAAAVEAARTALENWSTLPGARRAQHLTRLAKMIQKHQRLLWTLESLVTGRAVREVRDRDVPLAQQLLQYHAVQAHTQEEALAGWEPMGCTVVVLVPPASPAPLLLAQLAGELGSFPGILNVISGPTSLGPVLASQPGVQKVAFCGAVEEGRALRRTLAGQGLELSLALGAESLLLLTEAADVDSAVEGVVDATWSDRSQGGLRLLIQESVWDETMTRLQARMGRLRVGRGLDGAVDMGARGAAARDLAQRYVREAQSQGAQVFQAGDVPSDSPFYPPTLISDLPPASPCAQTEVPWPLVVASPFRTAKEALAVANGTPRGGSASVWSERLGQALELGYGLRMGIVWINAHGLRDPAVPTGGCKESGSSWHGGPDGLYEYLQPSGTPARQPSLSENLNYDTFGLAVPSTLPAGPETGPSPAPPYGLFVGGRFQAPGARSSRPIQDSHGNLHGYVAEGGAKDIRGAVEAAHQAAPGWVGQSPGARAALLGALAAALERRESALAARLERHGVELKVAKAEVELSVRRLRAWGARAQAQGHTLQVAELRGPVLRLREPLGVLAIVCPDEWPLLAFVSLLAPALAHGNTVVLVPSGTCPIPALEVCQDVATLLPAGLVNVVTGDRDHLTRCMALHQDVQALWYFGSVQGSQFVEWASAGNLKPVWVNRGLPRAWDQDAEGAGPELGLRAAQTKALWLPMGD; this is translated from the exons ATGGCTGCGGCGACGCGCACAGCGCCCCGCGCCAGAGAAATCTTCACCACGCTGGAGTACGGACCCGCGCCGGAGAGCCACGCATGCGCACTG gcctggctggaCACCCAGGACCGGCACTTGGGTCACTATGTAAATGGAAAGTGGTTAAAGCCGGAACATAGGAATTCAGTGCCTTGCCAGGATCCCATCACAG GAGAGAACTTGGCCAGTTGCCTCCAGGCCCAGGCGGAGGATGTGGCGGCAGCCGTGGAGGCAGCCAGGACCGCGTTGGAGAACTGGAGCACGCTCCCCGGAGCCCGTCGGGCCCAGCACCTGACCAG GCTGGCCAAGATGATCCAGAAGCACCAGCGCCTGCTGTGGACCCTGGAGTCCCTGGTTACTGGACGGGCCGTTCGAGAGGTTCGAGACAGGGATGTCCCGCTGGCCCAGCAGCTGCTCCAGTACCATGCAGTCCAGGCACACACCCAGGAGGAGGCGCTGGCAGGCTGGGAGCCCATGG GCTGCACTGTGGTGGTCCTCGTGCCCCCAGCCTCCCCGGCGCCCCTCCTCCTGGCCCAGCTGGCAGGAGAACTGGGCTCATTCCCAGGAATCCTCAACGTGATCAGTGGCCCTACCTCCCTGGGGCCAGTCCTGGCCTCCCAGCCTGGAGTCCAGAAGGTGGCCTTCTGTGGAGCCGTCGAG GAAGGACGTGCCCTTCGGCGGACCCTGGCGGGCCAGGGTCTCGAGCTGAGCCTGGCCCTGGGGGCCGAGTCGCTGCTGCTGCTGACGGAGGCAGCTGATGTGGACTCGGCTGTGGAGGGTGTTGTGGATGCAACCTGGTCCGACCGCAGCCAG GGCGGCCTCAGGCTTCTCATACAGGAGTCTGTGTGGGATGAGACGATGACACGGCTCCAGGCACGGATGGGGCGGCTTCGGGTTGGCCGAGGGCTGGACGGGGCTGTGGACATGGGGGCCCGAGGGGCTGCCGCACGTGACTTGGCCCAGCGCTATGTGCGTGAGGCCCAGAGCCAGGGcgcacag GTATTCCAGGCTGGCGATGTGCCCTCAGACAGCCCATTCTATCCACCAACCTTGATCTCTgacctgcccccagcctccccatGTGCCCAGACTGAG GTGCCATGGCCTCTGGTGGTGGCCTCCCCATTCCGCACAGCCAAGGAGGCCCTGGCAGTGGCCAACGGGACGCCCCGAGGAGGCAGTGCCAGTGTGTGGAGCGAGAGGCTGGGGCAGGCCCTAGAGCTGGGCTACGG GCTCCGGATGGGAATAGTGTGGATCAATGCCCACGGTCTCAGAGACCCTGCCGTGCCCACAGGTGGCTGCAAGGAGAGTGGGTCTTCCTGGCACGGGGGCCCAGAT GGTCTCTATGAGTATCTGCAGCCCTCAGGGACTCCTGCCCGGCAGCCCTCCCTTTCCGAGAATCTGAACTATGACACCTTTGGCCTTGCTGTCCCCTCCACCCTTCCAGCTGGGCCTGAAACAGGGCCCAG CCCAGCACCCCCCTATGGGCTTTTCGTGGGGGGCCGTTTCCAGGCTCCTGGGGCCCGGAGCTCCAGGCCCATCCAGGATTCCCACGGCAATCTCCATGGCTACGTGGCTGAGGGCGGAGCCAAGGACATCCGCGGTGctgtggaggctgcccaccaggctgcccctgg CTGGGTGGGCCAGTCGCCAGGGGCTCGGGCAGCCCTGCTGGGGGCCCTGGCGGCTGCGCTGGAGCGCAGGGAGTCCGCACTGGCCGCGAGGCTGGAGAGGCACGGAGTGGAGCTCAAGGTCGCCAAGGCCGAGGTGGAGCTGAGTGTGAGGCGGCTTCGGGCTTGGGGGGCCcgggcccaggcccagggccacACCCTGCAG GTAGCAGAGCTGAGAGGTCCCGTGCTCAGGCTGAGGGAGCCGCTGGGTGTGCTGGCTATCGTGTGCCCGGACGAGTGGCCCCTGCTGGCCTTCGTGTCTCTGCTGGCCCCCGCCCTGGCCCACGGCAACACTGTGGTCTTGGTGCCCAGCGGGACCTGTCCCATCCCCGCCTTGGAGGTCTGCCAG GATGTGGCCACCTTGTTGCCAGCAGGCCTGGTGAACGTGGTGACAGGCGACCGTGACCACCTGACCCGCTGCATGGCCTTGCACCAGGACGTCCAGGCCCTGTGGTATTTCGGATCTGTCCAG GGCTCCCAGTTTGTGGAGTGGGCCTCAGCAGGAAACCTGAAGCCAGTGTGGGTGAACAGGGGCCTCCCGCGGGCCTGGGATCAGGACGCCGAGGGGGCAGGTCCGGAGCTGGGGCTGCGGGCAGCACAGACCAAGGCCCTGTGGCTGCCCATGGGAGACTGA
- the ALDH16A1 gene encoding aldehyde dehydrogenase family 16 member A1 isoform X5 — MRTGENLASCLQAQAEDVAAAVEAARTALENWSTLPGARRAQHLTRLAKMIQKHQRLLWTLESLVTGRAVREVRDRDVPLAQQLLQYHAVQAHTQEEALAGWEPMGVIGLIVPPTFSFLEMMWRICPALAVGCTVVVLVPPASPAPLLLAQLAGELGSFPGILNVISGPTSLGPVLASQPGVQKVAFCGAVEEGRALRRTLAGQGLELSLALGAESLLLLTEAADVDSAVEGVVDATWSDRSQGGLRLLIQESVWDETMTRLQARMGRLRVGRGLDGAVDMGARGAAARDLAQRYVREAQSQGAQVFQAGDVPSDSPFYPPTLISDLPPASPCAQTEVPWPLVVASPFRTAKEALAVANGTPRGGSASVWSERLGQALELGYGLRMGIVWINAHGLRDPAVPTGGCKESGSSWHGGPDGLYEYLQPSGTPARQPSLSENLNYDTFGLAVPSTLPAGPETGPSPAPPYGLFVGGRFQAPGARSSRPIQDSHGNLHGYVAEGGAKDIRGAVEAAHQAAPGWVGQSPGARAALLGALAAALERRESALAARLERHGVELKVAKAEVELSVRRLRAWGARAQAQGHTLQVAELRGPVLRLREPLGVLAIVCPDEWPLLAFVSLLAPALAHGNTVVLVPSGTCPIPALEVCQDVATLLPAGLVNVVTGDRDHLTRCMALHQDVQALWYFGSVQGSQFVEWASAGNLKPVWVNRGLPRAWDQDAEGAGPELGLRAAQTKALWLPMGD, encoded by the exons ATGCGCACTG GAGAGAACTTGGCCAGTTGCCTCCAGGCCCAGGCGGAGGATGTGGCGGCAGCCGTGGAGGCAGCCAGGACCGCGTTGGAGAACTGGAGCACGCTCCCCGGAGCCCGTCGGGCCCAGCACCTGACCAG GCTGGCCAAGATGATCCAGAAGCACCAGCGCCTGCTGTGGACCCTGGAGTCCCTGGTTACTGGACGGGCCGTTCGAGAGGTTCGAGACAGGGATGTCCCGCTGGCCCAGCAGCTGCTCCAGTACCATGCAGTCCAGGCACACACCCAGGAGGAGGCGCTGGCAGGCTGGGAGCCCATGG GAGTAATTGGTCTCATTGTGCCACCCACATTCTCCTTCCTTGAGATGATGTGGAGGATTTGCCCTGCCCTGGCTGTGG GCTGCACTGTGGTGGTCCTCGTGCCCCCAGCCTCCCCGGCGCCCCTCCTCCTGGCCCAGCTGGCAGGAGAACTGGGCTCATTCCCAGGAATCCTCAACGTGATCAGTGGCCCTACCTCCCTGGGGCCAGTCCTGGCCTCCCAGCCTGGAGTCCAGAAGGTGGCCTTCTGTGGAGCCGTCGAG GAAGGACGTGCCCTTCGGCGGACCCTGGCGGGCCAGGGTCTCGAGCTGAGCCTGGCCCTGGGGGCCGAGTCGCTGCTGCTGCTGACGGAGGCAGCTGATGTGGACTCGGCTGTGGAGGGTGTTGTGGATGCAACCTGGTCCGACCGCAGCCAG GGCGGCCTCAGGCTTCTCATACAGGAGTCTGTGTGGGATGAGACGATGACACGGCTCCAGGCACGGATGGGGCGGCTTCGGGTTGGCCGAGGGCTGGACGGGGCTGTGGACATGGGGGCCCGAGGGGCTGCCGCACGTGACTTGGCCCAGCGCTATGTGCGTGAGGCCCAGAGCCAGGGcgcacag GTATTCCAGGCTGGCGATGTGCCCTCAGACAGCCCATTCTATCCACCAACCTTGATCTCTgacctgcccccagcctccccatGTGCCCAGACTGAG GTGCCATGGCCTCTGGTGGTGGCCTCCCCATTCCGCACAGCCAAGGAGGCCCTGGCAGTGGCCAACGGGACGCCCCGAGGAGGCAGTGCCAGTGTGTGGAGCGAGAGGCTGGGGCAGGCCCTAGAGCTGGGCTACGG GCTCCGGATGGGAATAGTGTGGATCAATGCCCACGGTCTCAGAGACCCTGCCGTGCCCACAGGTGGCTGCAAGGAGAGTGGGTCTTCCTGGCACGGGGGCCCAGAT GGTCTCTATGAGTATCTGCAGCCCTCAGGGACTCCTGCCCGGCAGCCCTCCCTTTCCGAGAATCTGAACTATGACACCTTTGGCCTTGCTGTCCCCTCCACCCTTCCAGCTGGGCCTGAAACAGGGCCCAG CCCAGCACCCCCCTATGGGCTTTTCGTGGGGGGCCGTTTCCAGGCTCCTGGGGCCCGGAGCTCCAGGCCCATCCAGGATTCCCACGGCAATCTCCATGGCTACGTGGCTGAGGGCGGAGCCAAGGACATCCGCGGTGctgtggaggctgcccaccaggctgcccctgg CTGGGTGGGCCAGTCGCCAGGGGCTCGGGCAGCCCTGCTGGGGGCCCTGGCGGCTGCGCTGGAGCGCAGGGAGTCCGCACTGGCCGCGAGGCTGGAGAGGCACGGAGTGGAGCTCAAGGTCGCCAAGGCCGAGGTGGAGCTGAGTGTGAGGCGGCTTCGGGCTTGGGGGGCCcgggcccaggcccagggccacACCCTGCAG GTAGCAGAGCTGAGAGGTCCCGTGCTCAGGCTGAGGGAGCCGCTGGGTGTGCTGGCTATCGTGTGCCCGGACGAGTGGCCCCTGCTGGCCTTCGTGTCTCTGCTGGCCCCCGCCCTGGCCCACGGCAACACTGTGGTCTTGGTGCCCAGCGGGACCTGTCCCATCCCCGCCTTGGAGGTCTGCCAG GATGTGGCCACCTTGTTGCCAGCAGGCCTGGTGAACGTGGTGACAGGCGACCGTGACCACCTGACCCGCTGCATGGCCTTGCACCAGGACGTCCAGGCCCTGTGGTATTTCGGATCTGTCCAG GGCTCCCAGTTTGTGGAGTGGGCCTCAGCAGGAAACCTGAAGCCAGTGTGGGTGAACAGGGGCCTCCCGCGGGCCTGGGATCAGGACGCCGAGGGGGCAGGTCCGGAGCTGGGGCTGCGGGCAGCACAGACCAAGGCCCTGTGGCTGCCCATGGGAGACTGA
- the ALDH16A1 gene encoding aldehyde dehydrogenase family 16 member A1 isoform X4, translated as MAWQHPADILLEAWLDTQDRHLGHYVNGKWLKPEHRNSVPCQDPITGENLASCLQAQAEDVAAAVEAARTALENWSTLPGARRAQHLTRLAKMIQKHQRLLWTLESLVTGRAVREVRDRDVPLAQQLLQYHAVQAHTQEEALAGWEPMGCTVVVLVPPASPAPLLLAQLAGELGSFPGILNVISGPTSLGPVLASQPGVQKVAFCGAVEEGRALRRTLAGQGLELSLALGAESLLLLTEAADVDSAVEGVVDATWSDRSQGGLRLLIQESVWDETMTRLQARMGRLRVGRGLDGAVDMGARGAAARDLAQRYVREAQSQGAQVFQAGDVPSDSPFYPPTLISDLPPASPCAQTEVPWPLVVASPFRTAKEALAVANGTPRGGSASVWSERLGQALELGYGLRMGIVWINAHGLRDPAVPTGGCKESGSSWHGGPDGLYEYLQPSGTPARQPSLSENLNYDTFGLAVPSTLPAGPETGPSPAPPYGLFVGGRFQAPGARSSRPIQDSHGNLHGYVAEGGAKDIRGAVEAAHQAAPGWVGQSPGARAALLGALAAALERRESALAARLERHGVELKVAKAEVELSVRRLRAWGARAQAQGHTLQVAELRGPVLRLREPLGVLAIVCPDEWPLLAFVSLLAPALAHGNTVVLVPSGTCPIPALEVCQDVATLLPAGLVNVVTGDRDHLTRCMALHQDVQALWYFGSVQGSQFVEWASAGNLKPVWVNRGLPRAWDQDAEGAGPELGLRAAQTKALWLPMGD; from the exons ATGGCCTGGCAGCACCCTGCGGACATTCTTTTagag gcctggctggaCACCCAGGACCGGCACTTGGGTCACTATGTAAATGGAAAGTGGTTAAAGCCGGAACATAGGAATTCAGTGCCTTGCCAGGATCCCATCACAG GAGAGAACTTGGCCAGTTGCCTCCAGGCCCAGGCGGAGGATGTGGCGGCAGCCGTGGAGGCAGCCAGGACCGCGTTGGAGAACTGGAGCACGCTCCCCGGAGCCCGTCGGGCCCAGCACCTGACCAG GCTGGCCAAGATGATCCAGAAGCACCAGCGCCTGCTGTGGACCCTGGAGTCCCTGGTTACTGGACGGGCCGTTCGAGAGGTTCGAGACAGGGATGTCCCGCTGGCCCAGCAGCTGCTCCAGTACCATGCAGTCCAGGCACACACCCAGGAGGAGGCGCTGGCAGGCTGGGAGCCCATGG GCTGCACTGTGGTGGTCCTCGTGCCCCCAGCCTCCCCGGCGCCCCTCCTCCTGGCCCAGCTGGCAGGAGAACTGGGCTCATTCCCAGGAATCCTCAACGTGATCAGTGGCCCTACCTCCCTGGGGCCAGTCCTGGCCTCCCAGCCTGGAGTCCAGAAGGTGGCCTTCTGTGGAGCCGTCGAG GAAGGACGTGCCCTTCGGCGGACCCTGGCGGGCCAGGGTCTCGAGCTGAGCCTGGCCCTGGGGGCCGAGTCGCTGCTGCTGCTGACGGAGGCAGCTGATGTGGACTCGGCTGTGGAGGGTGTTGTGGATGCAACCTGGTCCGACCGCAGCCAG GGCGGCCTCAGGCTTCTCATACAGGAGTCTGTGTGGGATGAGACGATGACACGGCTCCAGGCACGGATGGGGCGGCTTCGGGTTGGCCGAGGGCTGGACGGGGCTGTGGACATGGGGGCCCGAGGGGCTGCCGCACGTGACTTGGCCCAGCGCTATGTGCGTGAGGCCCAGAGCCAGGGcgcacag GTATTCCAGGCTGGCGATGTGCCCTCAGACAGCCCATTCTATCCACCAACCTTGATCTCTgacctgcccccagcctccccatGTGCCCAGACTGAG GTGCCATGGCCTCTGGTGGTGGCCTCCCCATTCCGCACAGCCAAGGAGGCCCTGGCAGTGGCCAACGGGACGCCCCGAGGAGGCAGTGCCAGTGTGTGGAGCGAGAGGCTGGGGCAGGCCCTAGAGCTGGGCTACGG GCTCCGGATGGGAATAGTGTGGATCAATGCCCACGGTCTCAGAGACCCTGCCGTGCCCACAGGTGGCTGCAAGGAGAGTGGGTCTTCCTGGCACGGGGGCCCAGAT GGTCTCTATGAGTATCTGCAGCCCTCAGGGACTCCTGCCCGGCAGCCCTCCCTTTCCGAGAATCTGAACTATGACACCTTTGGCCTTGCTGTCCCCTCCACCCTTCCAGCTGGGCCTGAAACAGGGCCCAG CCCAGCACCCCCCTATGGGCTTTTCGTGGGGGGCCGTTTCCAGGCTCCTGGGGCCCGGAGCTCCAGGCCCATCCAGGATTCCCACGGCAATCTCCATGGCTACGTGGCTGAGGGCGGAGCCAAGGACATCCGCGGTGctgtggaggctgcccaccaggctgcccctgg CTGGGTGGGCCAGTCGCCAGGGGCTCGGGCAGCCCTGCTGGGGGCCCTGGCGGCTGCGCTGGAGCGCAGGGAGTCCGCACTGGCCGCGAGGCTGGAGAGGCACGGAGTGGAGCTCAAGGTCGCCAAGGCCGAGGTGGAGCTGAGTGTGAGGCGGCTTCGGGCTTGGGGGGCCcgggcccaggcccagggccacACCCTGCAG GTAGCAGAGCTGAGAGGTCCCGTGCTCAGGCTGAGGGAGCCGCTGGGTGTGCTGGCTATCGTGTGCCCGGACGAGTGGCCCCTGCTGGCCTTCGTGTCTCTGCTGGCCCCCGCCCTGGCCCACGGCAACACTGTGGTCTTGGTGCCCAGCGGGACCTGTCCCATCCCCGCCTTGGAGGTCTGCCAG GATGTGGCCACCTTGTTGCCAGCAGGCCTGGTGAACGTGGTGACAGGCGACCGTGACCACCTGACCCGCTGCATGGCCTTGCACCAGGACGTCCAGGCCCTGTGGTATTTCGGATCTGTCCAG GGCTCCCAGTTTGTGGAGTGGGCCTCAGCAGGAAACCTGAAGCCAGTGTGGGTGAACAGGGGCCTCCCGCGGGCCTGGGATCAGGACGCCGAGGGGGCAGGTCCGGAGCTGGGGCTGCGGGCAGCACAGACCAAGGCCCTGTGGCTGCCCATGGGAGACTGA